GACCAGCGCTGACGAGTGAATCGCAGGACATGACCCAGACTCCCCCAGAGCCGACCCCGGGCGTCGTTCCCGGGAGCGGTGACGCCGCACTGCGGGCCGCCGCCGAGCGCGCCGAGACCACCCGCGACCGCAACCTGCCGCAGTTCGAGGACATGCCCATCGGGGGCGACACCGCGAACCTGCGCCTGGGTGCCAACCTGCACGACGACTGCCTGGACCTGCTGCCGCTGATCGGCGTGTGGCGGGGCGAGGGCGAGGTCGTCTACCCGACGATCGACGGCCCGTACCGCTTCGGCCAGCAGGTGACCTTCGCCCACGACGGGCGGCCGTTCGTCTACTACGAGGCGCGGTCCTGGCTGCTGAACGAGGCCGGTGAGGTCATCCGCCCGGCGGCGCGGGAGACCGGGTTCTGGCGCCCGCAGGCCGACGAGACGATCGAGGTGCTGCTCACCCACTCCTCGGGCATCGTCGAGATCTACTACGGCAAGCCGATGAGCCAGACCGCGTGGGAGTTCGGCACCGACATCGTGATGCGCACCGCGACGGCCAAGGAGGTCAACGCGGCGAACCGGCTCTACGGCATCGTCGAGGGCGACCTGGCCTACGTCGAGGAGCGCGCGATGGCGGGCCAGCCCATGCAGCCGCACACCTCCGCCCGCCTCACCCGCGTCGTCGGCTGAGGCCCCTCGGGCCCCTGCCCCCTCGTCGCCGACGAGGGGGCTTCCCTTGTTCCTGCCCGTGGCTCTCCTCGCCGATGGGCAATCGATTGCATTCCGGAAAAGTGAGCCGATGCACACGATGTGACGCTTTCGCAACCACGCTCTTCCGCCGTTTTCGAAGAAAATCAGTTTGCCGACCTTGATTCCCGTACCCTTCTCGGCGAAGCGATAAAAGATCAACAATTCCTCAGGCCGATCACCGCACGGCTCAAGATCGGCCGCTGCGGCGTGCCTTCCGAACGTCCTTTACTCAGCGGAGAAAGACTTGAGACAGCGTCTCCTCCCGATCGCCATCGTGCTGGCCACATTCCTGGTGTGCGGTCTTGCCGTGATGGCCTCGGCCGCCCCCGCCACGTCGCTGAACATGGTGACGTTGGGTGACTCGACCGCCTCCGGCACCGGAGCAGGGGATTACCGCGATCGGACCGCGGGCGTCTGCTGGCGCAGCGCCAACTCCTACTCCGAGGTCGTCGCGGCGAAACTGCGGACCGGCAGCCGAAAGGTGAATCTGCACAACGTCGCGTGCAGCGGGGCGTCCATCAACGACGTCCGCACCGAGTTCAAGAACGAGCCGGCACAGCTGAACGCGCTCAAGCAGGACACCGACCTGGTGCTGCTGACCCTGGGTGCCAACGACGTCAGCTACGCCGAATTCGGCGCGCAGTGCATCGCGGGCGACTGCTCCAAGGCGGGCAGGACGGTCATCGACCAGATGCCCGCCATGAGCAAGAACCTGCTCGCGCTCTTCGGCGAGATCAAGGCCAGGAGTCCCCGGGCCAAGATCGTCACCGTCGCGTACGGGCGTCAGCTCACGCGCGGCCACAACGCGCTCTCGCTCCACGCGCTGGACCCGGTCTGCGCTCCCGTCGTGTTCACCGGCGATGAGCGCGTCGAAGGCAACAAGGTCGCCAGCGCCTTGGACGCGACCCTGCGCGAGACGGTCAAGAAGGCGAAGGCCAACGGCATCGACGCCCTGTTCGTCAGCCCCTACGAGGCCGACTCGGTCGCGGTGGGCAAGGAGTTCGCCGGGCACTCGCAGTGCGAGGCCCGAGTTCCCTACTACCGCGGCTTCGACTCCCTGCTGCCCACGCAGGAAGGCAAGGAAGGCGTGCTGCACCTGAACAGGGCTGGGCACGCCGCCCTCGGCAAGCTGGTCGTCGCCGGTCTTCGCTAGGCGACCGCGGTGTGGGCTGATCGGTCCGGATCAGCCCACACGAGCGCGGGGAGTTCAGGCGTAGACGGCCTCGTAGAGGCCGGAGATCTCCTGGTGCAGGGGCGTGAAGTCCGGCAGGGGGGTGCCGTTGAGGGTGTGCACGCGGGTGATCAGCCGGACGCTGGAGACGCACCAGAGGCCGTCGGCGGTGGCGAGGTCCTCGACGGTCATCGGCTCGACCTCGGTCTTCCAGCCCGCCGCCTCGGCCGCGCGGAACAGAGCGGCCTGGGTGGTGCCCTCCAGGATGCCCAGCGGCGGCGGGGTGGTGGTCAGGGTGCGGTCCTTGGCGACGACCACCGTGGACGTCGGCCCCTCCAGCACGGTGCCGTCGGACGCGGTGAAGATCACTTCCTGGGCGCCCTGGCTCTGCGCGTAGCGGGTCGCGGCCATGTTCACCGCGTAGCTCAGCGTCTTCGCGCCCAGCAACAGCCACGGCGCGCGCTCGGTGAGGTCGGTGCTGTAGCCGCGGTCCAGGGTGAGCGCGGCGACGCCCTCGCGGCGGTAGCGGATCGTGCTGTCCGGGATCGGGATGCCCATGGCGAAGCCGGTCGGCGTGCCGTCGCCGTACTCGGGGCCGCGGGTGTAGATCAGCTTCAGACCCATCTCGGGGTGGGTGTCCCACGGCCACGCGTCGATGACGACCTGGCTGACCCGCTCCCACGCGGGCACGTCGACCGGGGGCATGCCGAGCAGTGCGGCCGACCGGGCGAGCCGGGCGAGGTGCGGGCCGAACTCACGGGTCCTGCGGTTCACCACGAAGATCGTTTCGAACACGCCGTCGCCGCGCTGGACGCTGTAGTCGTCCGGTCGGAGGAGTGGTGCTTCGGGGTCGACGAGGGTCCCGTCGAGCTTTGCCACTACGCGCATGCGCCTCAGCCTACGATTGGGCTCGTGGACAGCGCGCCGGAGATGCTCCGCCGGACCCTGCGCGAGCGCGGGCTGCGGATGACACCGCAGCGCCAGCTGGTGCTCGACGCGGTCACCGAGCTGGAGCACGCGACCCCGGAACAGATCTGCCAGCGCATCCAGCAGCGCACGCCGACGGTCAACATCACCACCGTCTACCGCACACTGGACCTGCTGGAACAGCTCGGGCTGGTGCGGCACACGCACCTCGGGCACGGCGCGCCGACCTACTCGGTGGACGCCCACGAGCACGTCCACCTCGTCTGCCACCGCTGCGGCGCGTTGGACGAGGTGCCGTGCGAGGCGCTCGCGGCGCTCGGGGAACAACTGCACGCCGCGCGGGGTTTCCACCTGGATGCCAGCCACCTCGCGCTCTCCGGGGTGTGCGCGGACTGCTCAGTCGGAGATCAGGAGTTGCCGTGACGCTAGGCCAGCCAGGCGCGATCGCCCCGCCGGAGGACTCGGCGGACTCCGGGGTGCCGTGGCACTTCGGCGATCCGCTCGCCGAGCAACGGACGGCGTCGCGCTCGGCCGCGGTGATCGACCGCTCGCACCGGGGCGTCATCGCGGTCTCCGGGCCGGACCGGCTGACCTGGCTGCACTCGCTGACCAGCCAGCACATGACCGCGCTGACCGACGGATCCGGGAGCGAGCTGCTGATCCTGGACGCGCAGGGCCGGGTCGAGGACCACGCGGTGGTCGCCGAGCTGGACGGCACCGTCTGGCTGGACACCGAGCGGGAGCGGGTCGAGCCGCTGCTGGCCTACCTCACCAAGATGGTGTTCTGGTCGAAGGTCGAGCCCACGGACGCCACCGGGGAGTTCGGACTGCTCACCGT
The window above is part of the Allokutzneria albata genome. Proteins encoded here:
- a CDS encoding SGNH/GDSL hydrolase family protein, whose protein sequence is MRQRLLPIAIVLATFLVCGLAVMASAAPATSLNMVTLGDSTASGTGAGDYRDRTAGVCWRSANSYSEVVAAKLRTGSRKVNLHNVACSGASINDVRTEFKNEPAQLNALKQDTDLVLLTLGANDVSYAEFGAQCIAGDCSKAGRTVIDQMPAMSKNLLALFGEIKARSPRAKIVTVAYGRQLTRGHNALSLHALDPVCAPVVFTGDERVEGNKVASALDATLRETVKKAKANGIDALFVSPYEADSVAVGKEFAGHSQCEARVPYYRGFDSLLPTQEGKEGVLHLNRAGHAALGKLVVAGLR
- a CDS encoding aminodeoxychorismate lyase translates to MRVVAKLDGTLVDPEAPLLRPDDYSVQRGDGVFETIFVVNRRTREFGPHLARLARSAALLGMPPVDVPAWERVSQVVIDAWPWDTHPEMGLKLIYTRGPEYGDGTPTGFAMGIPIPDSTIRYRREGVAALTLDRGYSTDLTERAPWLLLGAKTLSYAVNMAATRYAQSQGAQEVIFTASDGTVLEGPTSTVVVAKDRTLTTTPPPLGILEGTTQAALFRAAEAAGWKTEVEPMTVEDLATADGLWCVSSVRLITRVHTLNGTPLPDFTPLHQEISGLYEAVYA
- a CDS encoding Fur family transcriptional regulator, which translates into the protein MLRRTLRERGLRMTPQRQLVLDAVTELEHATPEQICQRIQQRTPTVNITTVYRTLDLLEQLGLVRHTHLGHGAPTYSVDAHEHVHLVCHRCGALDEVPCEALAALGEQLHAARGFHLDASHLALSGVCADCSVGDQELP
- a CDS encoding FABP family protein, which gives rise to MTQTPPEPTPGVVPGSGDAALRAAAERAETTRDRNLPQFEDMPIGGDTANLRLGANLHDDCLDLLPLIGVWRGEGEVVYPTIDGPYRFGQQVTFAHDGRPFVYYEARSWLLNEAGEVIRPAARETGFWRPQADETIEVLLTHSSGIVEIYYGKPMSQTAWEFGTDIVMRTATAKEVNAANRLYGIVEGDLAYVEERAMAGQPMQPHTSARLTRVVG